The following proteins are encoded in a genomic region of Vicingaceae bacterium:
- the nadA gene encoding quinolinate synthase A — translation MNTTFLLSKEELKEKILQLKKEKNAVILAHYYQEPDIQDLADYVGDSLGLSQKAAETDADIIVFAGVHFMAETAKILNPTRKVLLPDVNAGCSLADSCPPDAFGAFLERYPDHVVVTYINCSAEIKAMSDIICTSSNAKKIIQSIPENQPIIFAPDKNLGRYLIEETGRDMVLWEGACMVHEAFSLEKMMTLIKEHPEAKIVAHPESEKPVLKLAHFIGSTSAMLKYVKETEAEEFIIATEAGILHQMQKEVPGKKLIPAPAVEDNTCACSECFYMKMNTLEKLYLCLEKEQPEIILDETIRQKALKPLKRMLEISAS, via the coding sequence ATGAATACAACATTTCTTTTGTCGAAAGAAGAATTAAAAGAAAAAATCCTGCAACTGAAGAAAGAAAAGAATGCGGTGATTTTGGCGCATTATTATCAAGAACCGGATATACAGGATTTGGCCGATTATGTGGGAGACAGTTTGGGGTTGTCGCAGAAGGCAGCAGAAACCGATGCAGATATCATTGTGTTTGCCGGCGTGCATTTCATGGCCGAAACAGCCAAAATCTTGAATCCGACGAGAAAGGTTTTGTTGCCCGATGTCAATGCAGGTTGTTCGCTGGCAGATTCTTGTCCGCCTGATGCCTTTGGGGCGTTTTTGGAAAGATATCCGGACCACGTGGTGGTTACATACATCAATTGTAGTGCTGAGATAAAGGCCATGAGCGACATCATTTGCACTTCGTCGAATGCCAAAAAAATTATTCAATCGATTCCTGAAAATCAGCCCATTATATTTGCCCCGGACAAAAACCTTGGGCGATATTTGATTGAGGAAACAGGCAGGGATATGGTGCTGTGGGAAGGGGCATGTATGGTACACGAGGCATTTTCGTTGGAAAAAATGATGACATTGATTAAAGAACATCCCGAAGCTAAAATTGTTGCACATCCCGAGTCGGAGAAACCTGTACTGAAGCTTGCCCATTTTATAGGATCTACTTCGGCCATGTTGAAGTATGTAAAAGAAACAGAGGCAGAAGAATTTATTATAGCCACCGAGGCCGGAATTCTCCATCAAATGCAAAAAGAAGTGCCGGGCAAAAAACTTATTCCTGCTCCTGCAGTTGAAGACAACACTTGTGCTTGCAGTGAGTGTTTTTATATGAAGATGAACACGTTGGAGAAACTTTATCTTTGTCTGGAAAAAGAACAACCTGAAATAATACTGGACGAAACAATCCGTCAAAAGGCCTTGAAACCTTTAAAAAGAATGCTTGAAATATCGGCTTCATGA